In Streptomyces sp. NBC_01231, the sequence TACGAGAAGCACTTCTCCGCCATCAAGCAGGCCTTCCCGCAGCTGGTCATCCACAGCCTGGGGGCCAGCGAGGTCGAGCACATGGCCCGGATCTCCGGGGTGTCGGTCGAGGAGGCCATCACCCGGATCCACGAGGCCGGTCTCGACTCCTTCGCCGGTGCAGGCGCGGAACTCCTCCCGGAGCGGCCCCGCAAGGCCATCGCCCCACTCAAGGAGTCCGGCGAGCGCTGGCTGGAGATCATGGAGACCGCGCACGGGCTGGGTGTGGAGTCCACCTCCACCATGCTCATGGGCACGGGCGAGACCAACGCGGAGCGCATCGAGCACCTGCGGATGATCCGTGACGTGCAGGACCGCACGGGCGGCTTCCGCGCGTTCATCCCGTACACCTACCAGCCCGAGAACAACCACCTCAAGGGCCGCACGCAGGCCACGCTCTTCGAGTACCTGCGGATGATCGCCATCGCCCGGCTGTTCATGGACAACATCGCCCACATCCAGGGCTCGTGGCTGACCACCGGCAAGGAGGTCGGCCAACTGTCGCTGCACTACGGCGCGGACGACCTCGGCTCGATCATGCTGGAGGAGAACGTCGTCTCCTCCGCCGGCGCCAAGCACCGCTCCAACCGGATGGAGATCATCGACCTCATCCGCAAGGCGGGACGCGTCCCGGCCCAGCGGGCGACGACGTACGAGCACCTCGTCGTCCACGACGACCCGGCGAACGACCCCGTCGACGAGCGGGTGATGTCCCACATCTCGTCCACGGCGATCGAGGGCGGTACGGCTCATCCCGAGCTGAAGCTGCTCGCGTCCAACTGAGCTGGTCCGAGCCCGAGTTGGAGACCATTCACGCGGCTGACGAGGTCCGGTGGGCCTGGGACGGCACGGAGCCGGTCAAGGACGGCGCCGTGGCCGTCGAGGGCAACCGGGTCGCCGCCGTGGGGACGCTGGCGGAGGTGCGGGAGCGGTTTCCGGGTGCTCGGGTGCGGCGCTGGCCCGGGGTGCTCGGGCCTGCCCGTGTTCATGAGGGGCCGCTCCCCGAGGCCCCGTCGCCACGCGAACGCGTCCACGCCGTGCTGAAGGCCGGTGCGGTGACGGTCCTGGAGGAGTACGTCGACTCGCCCGAACTCCGCGTCGCGGCC encodes:
- the mqnC gene encoding dehypoxanthine futalosine cyclase, producing the protein MTEKADLQSVLDRAAEGGRITPEEALDLYRDAPLHALGAAADAVRRRRYAGTEHIATYIIERNINYTNVCVTACKFCAFYAAPKDTAKGWTRDLDDILRRCEETVELGGTQIMFQGGHHPDYGVEYYEKHFSAIKQAFPQLVIHSLGASEVEHMARISGVSVEEAITRIHEAGLDSFAGAGAELLPERPRKAIAPLKESGERWLEIMETAHGLGVESTSTMLMGTGETNAERIEHLRMIRDVQDRTGGFRAFIPYTYQPENNHLKGRTQATLFEYLRMIAIARLFMDNIAHIQGSWLTTGKEVGQLSLHYGADDLGSIMLEENVVSSAGAKHRSNRMEIIDLIRKAGRVPAQRATTYEHLVVHDDPANDPVDERVMSHISSTAIEGGTAHPELKLLASN